From one Bacteroides eggerthii genomic stretch:
- a CDS encoding tetratricopeptide repeat protein has translation MEQLNTIKELINQGNVEQAILQLDEILQTDFPGKDEAYYLRGNAYRKQSNWQQALNNYRYAIDLNPDSPARQAYNMVMDILNFFHKDMYNQ, from the coding sequence ATGGAGCAATTAAACACCATAAAAGAGCTTATCAATCAGGGAAATGTGGAGCAAGCTATCCTTCAGCTTGACGAGATACTTCAAACCGATTTTCCCGGAAAAGACGAAGCCTATTATCTCCGGGGGAACGCTTACCGCAAGCAGAGCAACTGGCAGCAGGCTTTGAACAACTACCGCTATGCCATTGACCTCAATCCGGACAGTCCCGCCCGGCAAGCCTACAACATGGTAATGGATATTCTGAACTTCTTTCATAAAGATATGTACAATCAATAA
- the rpiB gene encoding ribose 5-phosphate isomerase B: protein MKTIGICSDHAGYALKQYVKQWLETKGWEYKDFGTYSPESVDYPDFAHPLALAVEAGECYPGIAICGSGNGINMTLNKHQGIRAALCWTAEIAGLARQHNDANVLVMPGRFVTNQEADEIMTKFFSTPFEGGRHQRRVEKIPVTE, encoded by the coding sequence ATGAAAACAATAGGAATCTGCTCCGACCATGCCGGATACGCATTGAAACAATACGTAAAGCAATGGCTTGAAACCAAAGGCTGGGAATACAAGGACTTCGGCACTTACTCGCCCGAAAGCGTGGATTATCCTGATTTTGCACACCCGCTGGCACTGGCGGTGGAAGCAGGGGAATGTTATCCGGGCATCGCTATCTGCGGTAGCGGAAACGGCATAAATATGACGCTGAACAAACACCAGGGCATCCGCGCAGCATTGTGCTGGACAGCCGAAATAGCAGGACTTGCCCGCCAGCACAACGATGCCAATGTGCTCGTGATGCCGGGACGCTTCGTCACCAACCAAGAGGCGGACGAAATCATGACCAAGTTCTTCTCCACCCCGTTCGAAGGCGGACGCCACCAACGGAGAGTGGAAAAGATACCGGTAACAGAATAA
- a CDS encoding transketolase family protein: MNDKKLMNLAADNIRILAASMVEKANSGHPGGAMGGADFVNVLFSEFLVYDPENPAWEGRDRFFLDPGHMSPMLYSTLALTGKFTLDELKEFRQWGSPTPGHPERDLMRGIENTSGPLGQGHTFAVGAAIAAKFMKARFEEVMNQTIYAYISDGGVQEEISQGAGRIAGALGLDNLIMFYDANDIQLSTETKDVTIEDTAKKYEAWGWKVIKIDGNDADAIRGALNEAKAEAERPTLIIGHTVMGKGARKADGSSYEANCATHGAPLGGDAYVNTIKNLGGNPENPFTIFPEVAELYAKRAAELKGIMAEKYAAKAAWAKANPEKAAKLEFFFSGKAPEVNWAAIEQKANSATRAASATVLGALATQVENMVVASADLSNSDKTDGFLKKTHAFKKGDFSGAFFQAGVSELTMACCCIGMALHGGVIPACGTFFVFSDYMKPAVRMAALMEVPVKFIWTHDAFRVGEDGPTHEPVEQEAQIRLMEKLKNHKGHNSMLVLRPADAEETTVAWKLAMENTSTPTALIFSRQNITNLPAGNDYSQAAKGAYIVAGSDENPDVILVASGSEVSTLVAGAELLRKDGIKLRIVSAPSEGLFRNQAPGYQESIIPANAKVFGLTAGLPVTLEGLVGAHGKVWGLESFGFSAPYKVLDEKLGFTAENVYKQVKAMM, translated from the coding sequence ATGAACGACAAGAAACTTATGAACCTCGCAGCGGACAACATCCGTATCCTTGCTGCTTCTATGGTTGAAAAAGCCAACTCCGGACACCCGGGCGGTGCTATGGGTGGCGCCGACTTTGTGAATGTACTCTTTTCCGAGTTCTTAGTATACGACCCTGAGAATCCCGCTTGGGAAGGCCGCGACCGCTTCTTCCTCGATCCGGGACATATGTCACCGATGCTTTACTCCACATTGGCGCTGACAGGCAAATTCACATTGGATGAGTTGAAAGAGTTCCGCCAATGGGGCAGCCCCACTCCGGGACATCCCGAACGCGACCTGATGCGCGGCATCGAAAACACTTCCGGCCCGTTGGGACAAGGACATACTTTCGCTGTTGGAGCAGCTATTGCAGCCAAGTTCATGAAGGCCCGTTTTGAGGAAGTAATGAACCAGACAATCTATGCATATATTTCCGACGGTGGCGTTCAGGAGGAGATTTCACAAGGTGCAGGCCGTATTGCCGGCGCTCTGGGCTTGGACAACCTCATCATGTTCTATGATGCAAACGACATCCAGCTCTCAACCGAAACGAAAGATGTAACAATCGAAGATACCGCTAAAAAATACGAAGCATGGGGCTGGAAAGTTATCAAAATCGACGGTAACGATGCCGACGCTATTCGTGGCGCACTCAATGAAGCTAAAGCAGAAGCGGAACGTCCCACACTGATCATCGGTCACACCGTTATGGGTAAAGGCGCACGCAAGGCAGACGGCAGCAGCTACGAAGCCAACTGTGCTACTCATGGCGCTCCTTTGGGCGGCGATGCTTATGTAAATACAATCAAGAACCTGGGCGGTAACCCTGAAAATCCGTTCACTATCTTCCCCGAAGTAGCCGAACTTTATGCCAAACGCGCTGCCGAACTGAAAGGAATCATGGCAGAGAAATATGCGGCAAAAGCTGCATGGGCAAAAGCCAATCCGGAAAAGGCCGCTAAACTGGAATTCTTCTTCTCAGGCAAAGCACCCGAAGTGAACTGGGCAGCTATCGAGCAGAAAGCCAACTCGGCTACACGTGCCGCATCGGCCACTGTGCTCGGCGCTCTTGCCACTCAGGTGGAAAACATGGTTGTTGCTTCTGCCGACTTGTCCAACTCCGACAAGACCGACGGCTTCCTGAAAAAGACACACGCTTTCAAGAAAGGCGATTTCAGCGGCGCATTCTTCCAAGCAGGCGTATCGGAACTGACAATGGCATGCTGCTGTATCGGTATGGCACTGCATGGCGGCGTTATTCCTGCTTGCGGAACTTTCTTCGTATTCTCCGACTACATGAAACCTGCCGTACGCATGGCCGCTCTTATGGAAGTTCCTGTGAAATTCATCTGGACACACGACGCATTCCGCGTGGGTGAAGACGGTCCTACTCACGAACCGGTGGAACAGGAAGCACAAATCCGCTTAATGGAAAAGCTGAAAAACCACAAGGGACACAACTCTATGCTGGTACTCCGCCCTGCCGATGCAGAAGAGACAACCGTAGCATGGAAACTTGCAATGGAGAATACTTCTACTCCGACAGCTTTGATCTTCTCCCGTCAGAACATCACGAACCTGCCTGCCGGAAACGATTACAGTCAGGCAGCCAAAGGCGCTTACATCGTAGCCGGTTCGGACGAAAATCCCGACGTTATCCTTGTGGCTTCCGGTTCGGAAGTGTCTACACTGGTGGCCGGTGCAGAACTGCTGCGCAAAGACGGCATCAAACTGCGCATCGTGTCCGCCCCGTCTGAAGGCTTGTTCCGCAACCAAGCTCCGGGCTATCAGGAAAGCATTATTCCGGCAAACGCAAAAGTATTCGGTTTGACAGCCGGATTGCCCGTAACGCTGGAAGGACTTGTCGGTGCTCATGGCAAGGTTTGGGGACTGGAATCATTCGGTTTCTCCGCTCCCTACAAGGTGCTGGACGAAAAGCTGGGCTTTACGGCAGAAAACGTATACAAGCAAGTAAAAGCAATGATGTAA
- a CDS encoding 3-methyl-2-oxobutanoate dehydrogenase subunit VorB — protein MAEEVVLMKGNEAIAHAAIRCGADGYFGYPITPQSEVLETLAELKPWETTGMVVLQAESEVAAINMVYGGAGSGKMVMTSSSSPGVSLKQEGISYIAGAELPCLIVNVMRGGPGLGTIQPSQADYFQTVKGGGHGDYRLIALAPASVQEMADFVSLGFELAFKYRNPAIILADGVIGQMMEKVVLPAQKPRRTDAEVIEQCPWATTGRTNGRKPNIITSLELKPEEMEKNNIRFQAKYKEIEENEVRFEEIHCEDAEYLIVAFGSMARIGQKAMEMAREEGIKVGMLRPITLWPFPTKAIAAYADKVKGMLVTELNAGQMIEDVRLAVNGKVNVEHFGRLGGIVPDPDEIVIALKEKLIKK, from the coding sequence ATGGCAGAAGAAGTTGTATTAATGAAAGGAAACGAAGCCATCGCCCATGCAGCCATCCGCTGCGGTGCCGACGGATACTTCGGTTATCCTATTACTCCCCAATCAGAAGTATTGGAGACACTTGCCGAACTGAAACCCTGGGAAACGACCGGAATGGTGGTGCTTCAGGCAGAAAGTGAAGTAGCGGCTATCAATATGGTATACGGTGGTGCCGGAAGCGGAAAAATGGTAATGACCTCCTCCTCCAGCCCCGGTGTCAGCCTCAAGCAGGAAGGAATTTCATACATTGCGGGAGCCGAATTACCATGCCTCATTGTAAACGTAATGCGTGGCGGTCCCGGACTCGGAACCATTCAGCCAAGTCAGGCCGACTATTTCCAGACAGTAAAAGGCGGCGGTCATGGCGACTATCGCCTCATAGCCCTTGCCCCTGCCTCCGTACAGGAAATGGCAGACTTCGTGAGCCTGGGCTTCGAACTCGCTTTCAAATACCGCAACCCGGCTATCATCCTTGCCGACGGTGTCATCGGACAGATGATGGAAAAGGTGGTTCTGCCTGCCCAAAAGCCGCGCCGTACGGATGCCGAAGTCATTGAGCAATGCCCTTGGGCCACCACCGGCAGAACCAATGGCCGCAAGCCCAATATCATCACCTCACTGGAGCTGAAACCGGAAGAAATGGAGAAGAACAACATCCGTTTCCAAGCCAAATATAAAGAAATCGAAGAGAACGAGGTGCGTTTTGAGGAAATTCACTGCGAAGACGCCGAATACCTGATTGTAGCTTTCGGCTCCATGGCGCGTATCGGTCAGAAGGCCATGGAAATGGCCCGCGAAGAAGGCATCAAGGTCGGGATGCTCCGTCCTATCACCCTGTGGCCGTTCCCAACCAAAGCCATTGCCGCCTATGCCGACAAGGTAAAAGGCATGCTGGTGACCGAATTGAATGCCGGGCAGATGATTGAAGATGTCCGTCTGGCTGTGAACGGCAAAGTGAATGTAGAACATTTCGGACGCCTCGGCGGCATCGTCCCCGACCCGGATGAAATCGTAATTGCACTGAAAGAAAAACTGATTAAGAAATGA
- a CDS encoding ferredoxin family protein, whose protein sequence is MAKIKGAIVVDTERCKGCNLCVVACPLNVIALTKEVNVKGYNYAHQILEDTCNGCSSCATVCPDGCISVYKVKVE, encoded by the coding sequence ATGGCAAAAATCAAAGGAGCAATCGTAGTGGACACCGAACGTTGCAAAGGCTGCAACCTGTGTGTCGTGGCTTGTCCGCTCAATGTAATAGCCCTCACCAAAGAGGTGAATGTAAAAGGGTATAACTATGCCCACCAGATATTGGAAGATACCTGTAACGGATGTAGCTCGTGTGCAACGGTATGTCCGGACGGATGTATTTCGGTTTATAAAGTAAAAGTAGAATAA